In Penaeus vannamei isolate JL-2024 chromosome 15, ASM4276789v1, whole genome shotgun sequence, the following are encoded in one genomic region:
- the LOC113810485 gene encoding peptidyl-prolyl cis-trans isomerase FKBP2 has product MRVDLGLIILLAACSVASAEDEKKKEKVKKLQIGVKKRVDNCTLKSRRGDLLHMHYAGKLEDGTEFDSSYPRGQPLTFTLGSGQVIKGWDQGLIGMCEGEKRKLVIPSDLGYGASGAPPKIPPHATLVFEVELVKIERKEEL; this is encoded by the exons ATGCGTGTAGATCTTGGATTAATCATCTTGTTGGCGGCTTGCTCAGTAGCTTCtgcagaagatgaaaagaagaaagagaaagtaaaaaaactgCAAATTGGTGTTAAAAAACGTGTAGATAACTGCACTCTCAAAAGTCGTAGAGGAGACCTACTACACATGCATTATGCA GGTAAACTAGAAGATGGCACAGAGTTTGACAGCAGTTATCCTCGTGGCCAACCGCTCACATTCACCTTAGGTTCTGGACAAGTGATTAAAGGCTGGGACCAAGGCCTCATTGG AatgtgtgaaggagagaagagaaagctagTAATTCCATCTGACCTCGGCTATGGAGCCTCTGGTGCCCCCCCAAAGATCCCCCCACATGCGACCTTGGTCTTCGAGGTCGAGCTTGTCAAGATTGAGCGTAAAGAAGAACTCTGA